From a region of the Paenibacillus sp. R14(2021) genome:
- a CDS encoding GntR family transcriptional regulator yields MDKQKGAVTLRDKAFQTIKGHIVHGDWAGGTFLSEKFLSELLGMSKTPIRSALDRLEMMGLVKLSPKQGVFVQELSLKKILEFYELRLSLETYAARKLTGRMDEAFFRKLDENLDLQDEAVQRDDITR; encoded by the coding sequence ATGGACAAGCAGAAGGGCGCCGTTACGCTACGAGATAAGGCTTTTCAAACGATCAAAGGGCATATCGTCCATGGAGATTGGGCGGGTGGAACATTCTTATCCGAGAAGTTTCTAAGCGAGCTTCTTGGTATGAGCAAGACGCCGATCCGGTCTGCCTTGGACCGTTTGGAGATGATGGGGCTCGTGAAGCTGTCACCGAAGCAGGGTGTATTCGTGCAGGAGCTGTCACTGAAGAAAATCCTTGAATTTTATGAGCTGCGGCTGTCGCTTGAAACGTATGCCGCCCGAAAGCTGACGGGACGGATGGATGAAGCGTTCTTTCGAAAGCTGGACGAAAATCTGGATTTGCAGGACGAGGCTGTGCAGCGGGATGATATTACGCGTTAG
- a CDS encoding FCD domain-containing protein, with product MDNGEYMEVMSRIQDKFLLVVRMTFVKNKRRLISSLAEHRQIRQALAGQDRAAAVRLIEAHIEYVKKIML from the coding sequence CTGGATAACGGGGAGTACATGGAGGTTATGTCGAGAATTCAAGATAAATTTCTGCTCGTGGTTCGTATGACATTTGTCAAAAACAAGCGAAGACTGATCAGCAGCTTGGCCGAGCACCGGCAAATCCGCCAAGCGCTTGCAGGCCAAGATAGGGCAGCGGCCGTTCGACTTATTGAAGCGCATATTGAATACGTGAAGAAGATTATGCTCTAG
- a CDS encoding xanthine phosphoribosyltransferase, translating into MELLKQKIKQDGIVLDGGVLKVDTFLNHQVDAELMMEIGRTFDGLFRESRVTKIMTVESSGIAPAVMTAWLMRVPMVFARKRKSLTLREDLYTERVYSYTKQEESEVTVSRKFLSPGDRVLIIDDFLANGEAALGMARIVQKAGAEVAGIGIVIEKSFQSGRGKLLEHGYRVESLARVASLDSGEVVFA; encoded by the coding sequence ATGGAATTACTGAAACAGAAAATAAAACAGGATGGTATCGTATTGGATGGCGGCGTGCTGAAGGTGGATACGTTCTTGAATCATCAGGTCGATGCGGAGCTGATGATGGAGATAGGCCGGACGTTTGACGGATTGTTCCGTGAAAGCCGCGTGACAAAAATCATGACGGTAGAATCTTCCGGTATTGCCCCAGCGGTCATGACGGCCTGGTTGATGCGGGTGCCGATGGTGTTTGCGCGCAAGCGGAAATCGCTAACGCTTCGGGAGGATCTCTACACTGAGCGGGTCTATTCGTACACGAAGCAGGAGGAGAGCGAGGTTACCGTATCGCGGAAGTTTTTGTCTCCAGGTGACCGCGTGCTTATTATTGATGATTTCCTTGCGAATGGCGAAGCCGCGCTTGGCATGGCTAGGATCGTACAAAAAGCGGGGGCTGAGGTTGCTGGAATTGGTATCGTCATCGAGAAGTCGTTCCAATCTGGACGGGGCAAGCTGCTGGAACATGGTTATCGCGTGGAATCGCTTGCGCGCGTTGCTTCGCTGGATAGCGGAGAGGTTGTATTTGCATAG
- a CDS encoding GntR family transcriptional regulator — MSNISLRDQAYHSIYEQMLSGELVRGSVTSEIQLSEELKMSRTPVRAALQQLETEGFVRIVPKHGVLVLDTSAQRVSDVLEVIAALVLFAVIRVQLLDPDGLSGLSRELLGELETLASDAASESCTQQLCRFELKAIERIVALSHNQEMKETLRRSAARLYWTNNHRRWAAPYRGDMLIAIKQLLSRLCAPLAELQIVLQQYVHVLKRTWN, encoded by the coding sequence ATGTCCAATATCTCTCTTCGCGATCAAGCCTATCATAGCATCTATGAACAAATGCTGTCCGGCGAACTGGTCCGAGGATCTGTCACCTCCGAGATCCAGCTCAGCGAGGAGCTGAAGATGAGCCGTACGCCCGTACGTGCTGCGCTTCAGCAGCTGGAGACGGAAGGCTTCGTACGAATCGTTCCGAAGCATGGCGTACTTGTTCTTGACACCTCCGCCCAGCGAGTCAGCGATGTATTGGAGGTAATCGCAGCCCTAGTACTGTTCGCGGTCATTCGTGTGCAGCTTCTAGATCCAGATGGGCTGAGTGGTCTGTCCCGCGAACTCCTCGGTGAGCTTGAGACACTTGCGTCCGATGCTGCATCAGAAAGCTGCACGCAGCAGCTGTGTAGGTTCGAGCTTAAGGCAATCGAACGGATTGTTGCGCTTAGCCATAACCAGGAGATGAAGGAAACGCTACGGCGCAGCGCAGCCCGGCTCTATTGGACCAACAATCACCGCCGCTGGGCTGCCCCATATCGCGGCGACATGCTGATCGCAATTAAACAGCTGCTTAGCCGCTTATGTGCACCGCTTGCAGAACTTCAAATCGTATTGCAGCAGTACGTGCATGTGCTCAAGCGAACATGGAATTGA